The Pirellulales bacterium genome includes the window CGATCACCATTGCGGGCAAAATTCCAATCGGACCTTTCGTTAATACGGCCAGTCCCATCGCTGCATAAATCGCAATCCACTGGGACCAGGTTATTGTAGATTTCGCGCATCGTGCGAACACGGCGTGGCTCAGGCGGCCTTCAATTTCAAATTCGCGCCGAACGTGAGGCGCACTGGGTTGCCAATTCTCCCATCGTGCAAATAAGTACAAGGCCAGGGTGCAAAAAAAGACCAGAAAACTATCTGGCGTTGCCGCTCGGCCCACCACATCGAACATGATGGTCGTACCCATCGCCATTGCCGCCCACAGGCCGACGTCGGCGTCGAACAACCGGCGACCGAGGTGATAAGTGATTAGGGCTGTTGCTACACCGAACACACCCGACCAGAAGCGCGCGGCAAACTCGGTCTCGCCGAACATGAGAAATCCGACGCGCATCATCCAAAACATGAGCGGCGGTTTATGAGCGAATGGTTCACCATTGAAATATGGCACAACCCATTCGCCGCGCTGGTGCATTTCAACCGCCGTGCGGGCAAAATAGGCTTCATCCTGGTCCCACAGCCGCGTAGCGCCTAAATTCACAAAAAAGACTGTCAGTCCCACCAGCAATATCAATACCTGATGCCGCACCGCGAGTTTCATCGCGACTCCTTTCGCATGAAGCTGATTTTTATTCCACAAGCGGAGCAGCCATCCCGATCCGCACCCCTGATGTAGTGCTAGCGGAGCGCTCTCTAACGGTCGCGGATCGATCGGCAGTTTATGCCGCTAGCCGACTTCATGGCGGCACTGTAGGCAAACTTGACAACTCCATCAAGACAGGCAGATCTGTTTTCACAGCGATCCGGCAGCGACAGTAATCAAACGGAGAAGAAATCTTACGTTTTTCACCTTATGGACACCGAGAATTGCGCCGTATGCTTTCGAGCCTGCCGCTGGATTCTGCTGCCAGTAGGAATTTATCAACTCTTATCCTTCCAGAAACTCCCCGGTGATGCTAGCATCGGCTACCGTACTCCACACTACGACAATAATACCTTGACGATTGAAGGTGAACTCAGTTCCGAGCCGCGCTCGCAATGAAGCGGGACCGCCCCGACCGCTTGCTGACGGGCGCTACTCGGATTGGAAAACGTGTTTTAGGTGACTGAATGGGATCGAGCATCGACGGAACCATGACTGACTCAGCCGATCACATTTCTGCGCCGTCTGGTTTAGGTACCGCCCAGGTGATTCTCAAGCCGCGAAAGGCCCAGCCATTTTTCGGCCGGCATCCTTGGGTGCTCGATTCGGCGATTCACCGCGTCGAAGGCGCGCCGGCGGATGGCGACGTCGTCGATCTCTTATCCGATAAGGGCCGTTTTATTGCGCGCGGCATGTTGAACGGTCGCAGTAAACTGCGCGTGCGGCTTTACACGTGGGATGCCGCCGAACTCATCAATGACGAATTTTTTTATCGGCGTCTGGAATCGGCGATCAAGTTTCGACAGTGCAGCACGTTCTCACCGCGCGAAAGAAGCGGTGTTCGGAACGAGCCGTTGACAAGAGGCGTTGCCAGAGGGCAACCCAATGACGCATTACGGCTAGTATTCAGCGAAGCCGACGGCCTCAGTGGCCTGATCGTCGATCGCTATGGCGAATATCTTGTCGTGCAAGCCACATCGCTTGCGATCTGGAAGCGGCTCGATCCGTTGGTCGATTCGCTGCTGCAACTCACCCATGCCCGCGGCATCGTCTTGCGGCAGGAAGCCGGCGCGGTAAAGCTCGAAGGCTTTCCGCACGAGGAAGGGCGCCACTGGGGCAAACTGCCCGATGGCCCGGTTTTTATTGAAGAACACGGCCTGCGGTACGGCGTCGATCTGCGTGAAGGCCAAAAAACTGGTTTCTATCTCGACCAGCGGGAAAACCGCCGAACGGCAGCGGCATACTTTGCCGGCCGGCGCGTCCTCGACATGTTTTGCTACAGTGGCGGCTTTGCGATGAATGCGATCAAACATGGAGGTGCCGCCGAAGTACTGGGCGTGGATACCAGCGAGAAGGCTGTCGCTCTGGCCCGTGCCAACGCCGAACTCAACGGCCTTGCGAATCTCCAATTCCAAACCGGCGATGGCTTTCGCACGTTGCAAGATCTGGCCGAGAATCGCGATCGGTTTGGTGCAATCGTCCTCGACCCGCCGAAGTTCGCTCGCAGCCGCGCTGCGGTGAACGATGCATTAATGGCCTATCACCACATCAATCGCCTGGCCGTCAACCTGCTTGAACCTGGCGGTATTCTGGTCACTTGCAGTTGTTCCGGCCACGTTGCCCGCGAAGACTTCTTGCACATGCTCGCCGGCGTCGCCCAGCGCAGCGGTCGCAACATCCAAATCCTCGAACAACGGGGCGCTGCTGAAGACCATCCCGTCGCGGCAACCTGCTTGGAAAGCGAGTATTTGAAGTGCTTTATCTGCCGTGTAATCTGATGGAGGGTTTGGGAAGCCCTTGGTTGGAGTGATCACCGGTCGCAGCCAAATTTCATTGCGCCTTTCCCGTTTTCCCGCTCGTCAACTTCCATGTTGTTGTCCGCTATAACTGCCCTTCTCGATCAGGCCCCGCCGCTCAACGATCTCGGCCCAGGTAAGCCGGTGGAGTCGATACGCGCCCAGCTCGATTCACTCGATCTTGCCGCACTCTTCGCTCCTGGCAAGGTGGCCGATCGCACGATGGCGCAAGCGTGTCTTGCCGGCTTGTGGCTGCGATTCGATTTTCTTGACGAATCTCACGCGATTAGCCAATCGATTCAGAATTCGACAGGCAGCTATTGGCATGGCATCATGCATCGTCGTGAACCCGACGATGAAAACGCAAAATATTGGTTCCGCCGAGTCGGAGATCATCCGGTGTTCAATTCGCTCCAACAACAATCGAGCAATCTGGCGAGCGCGGCCGAGAATCGCCTCGGGCAGGAATCACAATTTTTGCGGACTCAGTCGTGCTGGGATCCGTTTCGCTTTGTCGATTTCGCGGCGAAATCGCGCCGAGAACCGAAGTTGGGGCATTTGTGCCAACAAATCCAGCTTCTCGAATGGCGGCTGCTATTTGACTTCTGCGCGGCTACAGCCACCGGCGATTCTTGATCGAAACGAGCCAGACGGAAGCTACGATCGCTTTTTCGGTTTCGAGAGTGAATTTGTGGGATCATTACCCGCCGCAAACCTCAATTCTTTACGCCCTGCGATGTTGTCATTCGCTAGCCTCTCCAAATCTAGGCGATGGCGCAGTTGCGGTCCGGACATGGTTTGTAGATAATAGAATTCCCCAGCAATTGTGCTGCTTTCGACGCTCAATTCGCCATGCCCTGTTTTGGATTCTACAGAGCGGTTGGCTGCTGCGCCATGTTGGTGCTGACAGTTGCTTCGCGTTTGTCTGCCGCCGACGAACATCCAGCGGCGAAGTCAAATGCGGCACCCATGCTGCCATCGCCCGATGGCCTAAAGCTCTTTAACGACGAAGTTCACGCGATCTTGGTCACAAAGTGCGTCGATTGTCACGGCGGCAAGAAGGTCGAAAGCGACTTCGACATGACGACCCGTGAAGGGCTGCTCAAGGGGGGGGCCTACGGCGAGGCGATCGTCCCCGGTAAAGCGTCCGACAGCTTGCTCGTGAAAGTCGTGCGGCACACCGACGATCCGCACATGCCCGAAGGGGCCGACAAGCTGCCCGACGACATGATTGCAAAGATTGAGGCCTGGATCGACGCCGGCGCACCCTATTCTGGTCCGCTGGTGAAAAAGGGGGCACCCAAAGGGCACAGCACGGTGACAGCGGCCGACCGCGACTTCTGGTCGTTTCGGCCACTTGATGATCCGCAGCCGCCGGCCGTGAAAGATTCGACGTGGGCCCGTACGGCAATCGATCGGTTCATCTTGGCGAAACTTGAATCGCAGGGGATTCAACCCAATCTGGCGGCCGACAAGCGCGTCCTCATTCGCCGCGCCTATTTTGATCTGTTGGGGCTGCCGCCCACCCTAGAGGAAGTCGAATCGTTTGCCAATGATGCCTCGCCCGACGCATACGAAAAGTGGATCGATCGCCTGCTGGAAAGCCCGCATTACGGCGAACGCTGGGGGCGACATTGGCTCGATTTGGTTCGCTTTGCCGAGAGCCATGGCTACGAACACGACACCGACCGGCCGAATGCTTATCCTTATCGCGACTTTGTCATCAAGGCGCTGAACGCCGACATGCCCTACAACCAATTTGTGCGCTGGCAAATTGCCGGCGACGAATTCGCCCCGGAAGATCCGCTGGCGTGGATAGCAACGGGCTTTCTTGGCGCCGGTACGCATGCGACGCAAATCACCGCCAACCAGGCCGAGAAAGAGCGCTACGATGAATTGGACGATCAGGTATCGACGATCGGAACGGCACTGCTCGGGTTGACCATCGGCTGCGCCCGCTGCCACGATCACAAATTTGACCCAATTCCGACACACGATTATTACCGCATGATCGCCACATTCACCAAGACCGTGCGCAGCGATCATCCGGTGGTATTGAACGCCGCCGAATATTGCCGGCAGAAAGGCGAGTTCGAGGCAAAGCTGCAAGCGAAGCACGCAGAGTTGCGGCAATATGCGTCGGCCGCCCTGCAACCATGGCTTGCGCAAAGGTCGGATGACGCGGATCGGTGCTGCTGTGATTCGTGGATCCGAGTTCTTGCACCCGGGTTGGAAATCGCTCGCCAATTGGGCTTGCTCGTTTGGTTTGAATCGACCGACGCCAAATGCCAGGCTATGGCGGCCGAGATCAACGCCCTGATCAAGGAGCAGCCCAAGCCAGAAACGCAAACTGCGCTGGTTTGTAGCGAGGGACTGCCGCCGATACGACTCAATACACAAGGGCCGGACTATTACGAGCAGACCTACTTTCTCAAACGCGGCGACTTGAGTCAAAAAATTGGAGCAGCGGCCCCCGGCTTCTTACAAGTTCTAATGCGCTTACCCAATAGCGAGCAACCTTGGTCGGAACCAGCCCCAGAGGAGAGCCGCACGCCCTACCGCCGTCGAAATCTGGCGCATTGGATTACCGACGTCCACGGCGGCGCGGGCAACTTGCTTGCCCGCGTCATTGTCAATCGACTCTGGCAGCACCATTTCGGTCGTGGCCTGGTGGCGACGCCCAGTGATTTTGGCACACAAGGAGAACCGCCAACACAACCCGAATTGCTCGATTGGCTAGCGCAGGAACTGATTCGCAACAATTGGCGACTTAAACCGCTGCACAGGTCGATCATGACGAGCGCGGTTTACAGGCAAAGCGCCACGTTCGACGCCACCCGCTCGAAGATCGATCCAGACAACTTGCTGCATTGGCGTCGTACGCGACATCGCCTGGAAGGCGAAATCATTCGCGACGCGATGCTCGTCGCAGGAGGTACGCTGGATGAAAAAATGTTCGGCCCTGGCACGCTCGACCAAAATCAGAAACGCCGCAGTATTTACTTTACGGTGAAGCGCAGTCAGATGATTCCGCTGCTCACCCTGTTCGATGCCCCCGATGCGCTCCAAGGCGTCGGTCAGCGACCATCGACCACGGTTGCTCCGCAAGCTTTGTGGCTGCTCAACAATCCACAAGTGCAGGGCTATGCTCGCGCTTTCGCAGAGCGTCTGAGGTCCGCCGCCGACGATTCCATTGCGAACGCCGTCCGACGGGGTTACGAAATTGCATTCAGCCGCCTGCCGACAGATTCGGAACAATCTGTTGCGATTGAATATCTCGCCGAGCAAACCAAGGAATTGATCGCCGCTGGCAAACAAGAGGACGAAGCATTGCTGGCCTCGCTAACGAACTTCTGCCAGGCGCTGTTCAGCTTGAATGAGTTTATTTATGTGGAGTGAGTTCTTTGACAGCCGGCCTAGCGACCGTGAATGATTCGGATGAGGTTGGAAATGGAATTTAACTTGCCGCTGAACCAGATCAATCCCTGGAATCAACCATCTCGAACGATCGCTTTTGGCTGAAACATCCGGTCCGTGAGACCAAAATGCAAGATCTACTTCATCATTTCGCCACACCCTCATCGGTCTTTGCTTCGCGCCGCGACTTTCTATGCTGCGCAGGCAGCGGCTGTGGATTGCTCGCGCTGGCGGGAATTCTCGGTGATCAGAAGCTGCTTGCGGACGAAACGCAGCTCGTTGCCGCGTCGGTGGACGCCGACTTCCGCCGATCGCCGTCCACTTTAAACCCACTTGCCGCCCGGCCAGGCCATTTCCCCGCCAAAGCCAAATCGGTGATCTGGCTGTTCATGAACGGCGGCCAGAGCCAGGTCGATACGTGGGACTACAAGCCGGAACTCGAAAAACGCAACGGCAAGCCGCTTGAAGGTTTCGACAAGAACACGGGCTTCTTTGCCAACGACGTCGGCCCGTTGATGCGCTCGCCGTTCAAGTTCAATCGCCAAGGAGAAAGTGGTACGTGGACGGCTGAAATCTTTGCCGAACAGGCCAAGCACGTCGATCGAATGGCGTTCATCCATTCGTGCTTCACCGAGACGAATAATCACAGCCCAGCACTGTTTCAGATCAACACCGGCTTCAGCCGGATGGGATTCCCCTGCGCGGGCGCATGGGTCACGTACGGCCTGGGGACCGAAAATCGCAGCCTACCGGCGTTCGTGGTGATGTACGACACGCTGGGGCGCGGATTGCCGAAGGGAAATGCGTCAAACTGGGGCGCGGGCTTTTTGCCGGGTGTGTATCAAGGGACGGCGCTCAACCCGCAAGGGGCGCCAATCAACAATCTCCAGCCACCCTCGAGCATGACAGCCGGCCAGCAGCGGCAGCAGCTCGATCTGATCGCCAAGCTCAACCGGCGACGGATGGAGGAGTTGCATCCGCCGGAAGCCGATCTTGCCGCACGGATCGAGAGTTTTGAGTTGGCCTATCGCATGCAAATGTCTGCGCCGGAAGTGTTTGATTTGATCCACGAACCGGAGCACATTCACAAGCTATACGGCACTGGCGAGAAGCGCTGCGCCCATTTTGCCAAACAGGCCCTGCTTGCGCGGCGACTCGTCGAAAACGGCGTCCGCTTCGTCCAAATCTACAGCGGCGGAATGGAGAACGAGCGAAGCTGGGACGGCCACAAAGACATCGACGGCAACCATCGCCAATTCGCCGGCGAAACCGACCAGCCAATTGCCGCACTGCTGACCGACCTGCACCATCGCGGGTTGCTCGATTCGACGCTCGTCATCTGCTGCGGCGAATTCGGCCGATTGCCGATTTCGCAGCCTTCTCAAAAGCCCGGCCGCGACCACAATCCGCACGCCTTCACCACTTGGCTGGCCGGCGGCGGCGTGAAAGGGGGCGTCCACTACGGCGAGACCGACGAGATCGGTCACAAAGCCGTGATCGACAAAGTCAGCATCAACGACCTGCACGCCACCGTACTGCACCTCTTGGGGCTCGACCACGAAAAACTCACCTACCGCCACAATGGCCGCAACTTCCGCTTGACGGATGTAGCCGGGCGCGTCGTGAAAGCTGTCGTGGCATAATGTAGCCGCCTCGCTTCGCGAGACGAACCATCTCGCGGGGTGCGATGTCTACACTGGCCGCGGCTTGGTGAAACGCAGATACGCCAGCGCTGCGGCGATGGCGCCGAGTACGCCGAGCGTCACTCCGCCGAGCTTCTCGACGCGACTGGTGGAAGCGTATGCTCGATATCGTCGCTTGACTTCGTCGTCGAATCGGCGATCGAATTTCATGTGGACAAACGACTCGGCGCTTTCGGCCGACTCATATTCCGCTGCAACACAGTGTTGACGCAAATAGGCCGTATCGATCTTTACAGCCTCGGCCGCGTCAGGATCTTGTAGCACGAATTCATCGATATACCGCCCTGCCTCAGCGGCCATTTTGATGTCGAGCAACTCTTTGCGCATCGCTGGATCGGAGGTTTCACCGCTGCGAACTACCACGTAATACTCCTCGACTCGCCATTGTGGAGCTTCGTCGATCCAGGTCGGGACAACATCTTGCTTTTGTTTCGGCTTTTCCCCACGGGTCTCAGCGACAGTTGCCGCAAGCATTGGCAACGTTGTGTTTTGCGAAAGCTTTCTTGAAGCAGGGTCTTGCGCTTCAGCCATGAAGTCATTGCCAATCTGTTGCAAGCGACTCATTGTTTTGGCCCGCCGCTGGCTTTCGAGAGATCCAGATCGAGAAGCAAAATAGGCCCCTGCAATCAAGGCAAGGAATGCAATGCCGATAGCCAATCGCATCATCGTTCGCCGAGTGTGCGAGTTGGCGAGCGCCACCGCCAGTACGCCAATGGCGATCACGACCAGCAACAGCAGGCCCCACCTGGGTACCCCATGCAAATCCACCGCTGCTGCCGCTTCGGCAAAGCTATGCATACAAGTCCCCCTCTCCGTGCCGATGGTCGCGTTCCTGCCGAGCCGCGCACGGGCTGGCCATCTGCACCGCCACGGCGATGGTTGCCGCAGTCATCATTCCCCAGGGCTGCGGAAATATCCAAATGAGGTTGATCACGTAGGACCAGAAGACGGCCAAGGCCACGGACCATAGGCTCAGCCGCGTTTGCCGCATTGGATCGGCGAGCTTCCACCAGCGAACGACAACAAAGACGAAGCCATAGTAGGCGACCAACGCAATCAATCTTGGAGAGCCGTCGGCATTGAATAACTCAGTCGCAGTACGCATGGAATCGGCACCGAGCAGCTTCGGATCGGGCGGCAGGCTGACCATCAGCCATTGCATGAGGAAAAAGGAAATCGCTCCCACGGCGATTCCCGCCACGAGCAGTGTGAACCGTTGCACCGCGCTATCGATACGTCTGCCCTCCCAGAGCTTCGCGAGCAGCAACACGGCCCAGGAACCCATCAGCGATGTCGCGACGAGCCACGCATACTGGTTCATTTCCATGGCCGAGCCACGAAGCATCGCCATCACCAGCGACATCACGGCCACGACCACTGCCGAACCGAGCAACGATGCCAACAGTTTCACCACTCGTTCACGCGGCGTGCCGGGCTCGTAATGTGCCGTCGAATTGTGTCGCCAACGTCGCCGAGTAGGACTTTCGCGCAAGCGATTCGGCAACGATTGAGCTGCGTCAGAGTGTCGGCTGATCGAATCGCGAGGTTGCCGATGGAAGCCAAACAGAGCGCGAACGATGCGATAGATGCTGTAACACACGGCAGCAGCAACCACGATCGGTAACCACAGCGGCATAAAATTAAATGCGACGAGACCAAGGCCCAGCAAGATCAGCAGCTTTTGCCACGGCTGGAAATTCATTCGCTCCCACCAAGCGGCCAAGTCGCTCCAACTTTGGCGAATCCAGCGCAGAACCGGCTCTTGCGGCAGCGACTTCGGCAGCGGCGGCGGAATTTCCGATGGAAGGTTGTCGAGCGGCAGCGACGCCGGATTGACAACCGGCTGACTCAGCCGCCGATTGTGTCCATTGGCGTTCGTATCAGACGTCCAATGCGAATGGTTACCCGCAGCGAATTTGCTTGCTTGGTTGCCACCTCCGGCTAGCAACGAATGCTGCCCAACGGCCTCGTTCGGGCCAGCATATCGAGCCGCAGCCGTTAGGGCCGCTCCCGTCGGGGCTGGGGGTAATGCTTTGAGCAATTCCTCGACCGTCGAAAATCGCTTGGCGGGGTCTTTAGCAAGCGCACGTGCGACGATCGTACGGTACGGTTCTGCGAGCCTATTCACGTCTGGCTCGGCCGTGAGATGCTTCATCAAAATCTCGCCGACGCTTTCCCCTTCGAACGGCACGTGGCCGGTGAGCATTTCGTAGAGAATGATCCCGAGTGCGTAGATGT containing:
- a CDS encoding MerC domain-containing protein encodes the protein MHSFAEAAAAVDLHGVPRWGLLLLVVIAIGVLAVALANSHTRRTMMRLAIGIAFLALIAGAYFASRSGSLESQRRAKTMSRLQQIGNDFMAEAQDPASRKLSQNTTLPMLAATVAETRGEKPKQKQDVVPTWIDEAPQWRVEEYYVVVRSGETSDPAMRKELLDIKMAAEAGRYIDEFVLQDPDAAEAVKIDTAYLRQHCVAAEYESAESAESFVHMKFDRRFDDEVKRRYRAYASTSRVEKLGGVTLGVLGAIAAALAYLRFTKPRPV
- a CDS encoding protein kinase, translated to MNLHATKVANTADSDAGPSGSPVPSAPVGRFTYASGAKPLQGYTLKRGIGHGGFGEVYYATSDAGKEVALKLIRRNWDVELRGVNHCLNLKHPNLLALYDVRQDAHDDHWVVMELMSGESLEDVLQRQPNGLPVEEALAWMHGLAAGVAYLHDHGIVHRDLKPGNIFVDEGIIKIGDYGLSKFISCSRRSGQTGSVGTVHYMAPEVANGRYGKEIDIYALGIILYEMLTGHVPFEGESVGEILMKHLTAEPDVNRLAEPYRTIVARALAKDPAKRFSTVEELLKALPPAPTGAALTAAARYAGPNEAVGQHSLLAGGGNQASKFAAGNHSHWTSDTNANGHNRRLSQPVVNPASLPLDNLPSEIPPPLPKSLPQEPVLRWIRQSWSDLAAWWERMNFQPWQKLLILLGLGLVAFNFMPLWLPIVVAAAVCYSIYRIVRALFGFHRQPRDSISRHSDAAQSLPNRLRESPTRRRWRHNSTAHYEPGTPRERVVKLLASLLGSAVVVAVMSLVMAMLRGSAMEMNQYAWLVATSLMGSWAVLLLAKLWEGRRIDSAVQRFTLLVAGIAVGAISFFLMQWLMVSLPPDPKLLGADSMRTATELFNADGSPRLIALVAYYGFVFVVVRWWKLADPMRQTRLSLWSVALAVFWSYVINLIWIFPQPWGMMTAATIAVAVQMASPCAARQERDHRHGEGDLYA
- a CDS encoding DUF1501 domain-containing protein; protein product: MQDLLHHFATPSSVFASRRDFLCCAGSGCGLLALAGILGDQKLLADETQLVAASVDADFRRSPSTLNPLAARPGHFPAKAKSVIWLFMNGGQSQVDTWDYKPELEKRNGKPLEGFDKNTGFFANDVGPLMRSPFKFNRQGESGTWTAEIFAEQAKHVDRMAFIHSCFTETNNHSPALFQINTGFSRMGFPCAGAWVTYGLGTENRSLPAFVVMYDTLGRGLPKGNASNWGAGFLPGVYQGTALNPQGAPINNLQPPSSMTAGQQRQQLDLIAKLNRRRMEELHPPEADLAARIESFELAYRMQMSAPEVFDLIHEPEHIHKLYGTGEKRCAHFAKQALLARRLVENGVRFVQIYSGGMENERSWDGHKDIDGNHRQFAGETDQPIAALLTDLHHRGLLDSTLVICCGEFGRLPISQPSQKPGRDHNPHAFTTWLAGGGVKGGVHYGETDEIGHKAVIDKVSINDLHATVLHLLGLDHEKLTYRHNGRNFRLTDVAGRVVKAVVA
- a CDS encoding class I SAM-dependent rRNA methyltransferase, coding for MTDSADHISAPSGLGTAQVILKPRKAQPFFGRHPWVLDSAIHRVEGAPADGDVVDLLSDKGRFIARGMLNGRSKLRVRLYTWDAAELINDEFFYRRLESAIKFRQCSTFSPRERSGVRNEPLTRGVARGQPNDALRLVFSEADGLSGLIVDRYGEYLVVQATSLAIWKRLDPLVDSLLQLTHARGIVLRQEAGAVKLEGFPHEEGRHWGKLPDGPVFIEEHGLRYGVDLREGQKTGFYLDQRENRRTAAAYFAGRRVLDMFCYSGGFAMNAIKHGGAAEVLGVDTSEKAVALARANAELNGLANLQFQTGDGFRTLQDLAENRDRFGAIVLDPPKFARSRAAVNDALMAYHHINRLAVNLLEPGGILVTCSCSGHVAREDFLHMLAGVAQRSGRNIQILEQRGAAEDHPVAATCLESEYLKCFICRVI
- a CDS encoding PSD1 domain-containing protein: MPCFGFYRAVGCCAMLVLTVASRLSAADEHPAAKSNAAPMLPSPDGLKLFNDEVHAILVTKCVDCHGGKKVESDFDMTTREGLLKGGAYGEAIVPGKASDSLLVKVVRHTDDPHMPEGADKLPDDMIAKIEAWIDAGAPYSGPLVKKGAPKGHSTVTAADRDFWSFRPLDDPQPPAVKDSTWARTAIDRFILAKLESQGIQPNLAADKRVLIRRAYFDLLGLPPTLEEVESFANDASPDAYEKWIDRLLESPHYGERWGRHWLDLVRFAESHGYEHDTDRPNAYPYRDFVIKALNADMPYNQFVRWQIAGDEFAPEDPLAWIATGFLGAGTHATQITANQAEKERYDELDDQVSTIGTALLGLTIGCARCHDHKFDPIPTHDYYRMIATFTKTVRSDHPVVLNAAEYCRQKGEFEAKLQAKHAELRQYASAALQPWLAQRSDDADRCCCDSWIRVLAPGLEIARQLGLLVWFESTDAKCQAMAAEINALIKEQPKPETQTALVCSEGLPPIRLNTQGPDYYEQTYFLKRGDLSQKIGAAAPGFLQVLMRLPNSEQPWSEPAPEESRTPYRRRNLAHWITDVHGGAGNLLARVIVNRLWQHHFGRGLVATPSDFGTQGEPPTQPELLDWLAQELIRNNWRLKPLHRSIMTSAVYRQSATFDATRSKIDPDNLLHWRRTRHRLEGEIIRDAMLVAGGTLDEKMFGPGTLDQNQKRRSIYFTVKRSQMIPLLTLFDAPDALQGVGQRPSTTVAPQALWLLNNPQVQGYARAFAERLRSAADDSIANAVRRGYEIAFSRLPTDSEQSVAIEYLAEQTKELIAAGKQEDEALLASLTNFCQALFSLNEFIYVE